A genomic segment from Orientia tsutsugamushi str. Boryong encodes:
- a CDS encoding transposase, which yields MHYLRGEETGIYYIDSTKLAICHNKRTSSNRVFNRISKIAKSSYGWFLCFKLHIIINNKGEIMSVKITKGNKSDLSVSSVFSKGLSGKSFSDKAYISKELFHQLLTNGLRLFTNLRKDIKTYLLDIQDNRLLNKHSLI from the coding sequence ATGCATTATCTGAGAGGAGAAGAGACTGGTATATATTACATCGATTCTACAAAGTTAGCAATTTGTCATAATAAACGCACCTCCAGCAATAGAGTTTTTAACAGAATTTCTAAAATTGCTAAGAGTAGTTATGGCTGGTTCTTATGCTTTAAGCTACATATTATAATCAATAATAAAGGCGAAATAATGTCAGTTAAAATTACTAAAGGCAATAAAAGCGACCTATCTGTATCTTCAGTTTTTTCTAAGGGCTTATCTGGTAAATCGTTTAGTGATAAAGCCTACATATCTAAGGAGTTATTTCATCAACTGCTGACCAATGGTCTACGTTTATTTACTAATCTTCGTAAAGATATAAAAACATATTTATTGGACATACAAGATAATCGGTTATTAAATAAACATTCTTTAATTTAG
- a CDS encoding hybrid sensor histidine kinase/response regulator yields MFLNINATTVIAIIFLMLNIIVSIYYRGSTNSIQKYALGRRKFATVAIATSIIGTYFSGNIFHYALLYTLQPGILKLSMLATAVSFIIQSLILAPRIQKFLGKLSVADVMGSLYGNHIKVITAIGSIVISLTISAMEIKLLYNIIQYISYNGLFIIAITIIIYLACIGIRAIVFTDMFHCFTIIFLYAALFVFFNKVADLSTIITTLTTNQIFDFKGFIDYTNPLIMQYWWVLAFNILPIVRPLMFYKYLIVTNSRQVVNVLNTLSVVIFAATILLIIFATILLPIDIRNANPSDILTEVIKRCSDLEFTQLMIIVMIVITISTAISHISMAAVICFNDLCNPLGILKQYSPKNELRIVRIFVILFTIASVLISFTNQELWNMHILGEHFYSPIIGAPLLVTVLGFRSTSKVILFGMLSGGVSLLLLDWYNQSVTEIYHIVLAIIINFTVMMTMHYGLQEPGRWENYKIVSKLHEAYCKRENNAINWLRALLQYFEWNRILAYSSDMLRHQHYCLYTSIFTILSLSIMSVLSISSNSLDNSQIINILLLLSFGLTTIFTVYQFLSLTPNNNKYLGLIWLIFIFFALILTNTALLVVSEFHKVSLICFIVNLIVVGILIRWQVALIMIISGVIIAIEILSIFEPQISLIPPTDSGLIPTTLMVSSVLLMFIKIKQEEYILEQNMRNKAENKIKSMNIRLNIKKEILNHLSHEVRTPLQGVKSCIDLLIKHCNEYSNSEQLLGIVNRVNSSVERVCNHIDNLLDLSKIEANKMAFNIQQCNLRTLLNEIVFDFNTLQVSKQHKIDINYPQQVTEAVDCDRGRITQVMLNLISNAIKYSKPGLILISVKQDNENIYVSVKDNGDGIPKHKLNTIFQPFEQCGYDKFRISSTGLGLNVCKELITKHNGNIWAENQSHGGGSEFCFSLPLYRYHKQHSHANKPKISLPMLNKKMTILIIDDDQIILDSMHLLIDTINYQITTANNGEDAINLIKSNPALYQVILLDISLPDKNADMVLKEIQPILKQYNIPVVIQSGYLHDDKSQQYLLSLGATAFITKPYSQDALFSVIADITRQNSINYVSRPNQSLN; encoded by the coding sequence ATGTTTTTAAATATCAATGCAACTACCGTTATAGCAATTATATTTTTAATGCTCAACATTATTGTAAGTATTTACTATAGAGGTAGTACTAACAGCATTCAAAAATATGCTTTAGGCAGAAGAAAATTTGCTACTGTAGCTATTGCTACTAGTATTATAGGCACATACTTTAGTGGTAACATTTTTCATTATGCTTTGCTATATACATTGCAGCCAGGAATACTGAAATTATCAATGCTAGCAACTGCTGTAAGTTTTATAATTCAAAGCTTAATATTGGCACCACGTATACAAAAATTTCTAGGAAAATTATCAGTAGCAGATGTTATGGGAAGCTTATATGGTAATCATATTAAAGTTATTACTGCTATTGGATCTATTGTTATTTCTTTAACCATTAGTGCAATGGAAATAAAGTTATTATACAACATTATTCAGTATATAAGTTACAATGGTTTGTTCATTATTGCTATTACAATCATTATTTATCTAGCCTGTATAGGAATTAGAGCAATAGTATTTACTGACATGTTTCATTGCTTTACTATAATCTTCTTGTATGCCGCATTGTTTGTTTTTTTTAATAAAGTTGCTGATTTAAGTACAATAATTACTACGCTTACAACGAATCAAATTTTTGATTTCAAAGGATTCATTGACTATACTAATCCACTAATTATGCAATATTGGTGGGTACTAGCTTTTAATATCTTGCCAATAGTTAGACCATTAATGTTTTATAAGTACCTAATAGTAACTAACTCTCGGCAAGTTGTTAATGTTCTTAATACATTATCTGTTGTAATATTTGCAGCTACTATATTATTGATCATCTTCGCAACAATATTATTACCTATAGATATTAGAAATGCTAATCCTAGCGACATATTAACAGAAGTAATAAAACGTTGTTCAGACCTTGAATTTACACAGTTAATGATAATTGTTATGATAGTTATTACAATCTCAACTGCTATCTCGCATATTAGTATGGCTGCTGTTATTTGTTTCAATGACTTATGTAATCCACTAGGAATATTGAAACAGTATTCTCCCAAAAATGAGCTAAGAATTGTTAGAATATTTGTTATACTATTTACTATAGCTTCTGTATTGATATCTTTTACCAATCAAGAATTATGGAATATGCATATTCTTGGAGAACATTTTTACAGTCCAATTATAGGAGCACCATTATTAGTTACTGTTCTAGGATTTAGAAGTACTAGTAAAGTAATATTATTTGGTATGCTATCAGGAGGAGTATCTCTACTATTACTGGATTGGTATAACCAATCAGTTACTGAGATCTATCACATAGTTTTGGCTATCATTATCAACTTTACAGTAATGATGACAATGCACTATGGACTTCAAGAGCCAGGAAGATGGGAAAACTATAAAATAGTTTCAAAATTACATGAAGCATATTGCAAGAGAGAGAATAATGCTATTAACTGGCTTAGAGCATTGCTTCAATACTTTGAATGGAACAGAATATTAGCATACAGTTCAGATATGTTAAGACATCAACATTATTGTTTATATACATCAATATTTACCATTTTATCGCTATCAATAATGTCAGTTTTAAGTATTAGTTCAAATTCATTGGATAATTCTCAAATTATTAATATCCTATTACTTTTATCATTTGGCCTTACAACAATATTTACTGTTTATCAATTTTTATCACTAACACCAAACAATAATAAATATTTAGGATTGATTTGGCTTATATTTATATTTTTTGCATTAATTTTAACTAATACCGCACTATTAGTTGTAAGCGAATTTCATAAAGTATCGTTAATTTGTTTTATAGTGAACTTAATTGTAGTTGGTATTCTAATTAGATGGCAAGTTGCTCTAATTATGATTATTAGTGGAGTTATAATAGCAATAGAAATCTTAAGCATTTTTGAACCACAAATTAGTTTAATACCTCCTACAGATTCTGGACTTATTCCAACCACACTTATGGTTAGCAGCGTATTATTAATGTTTATAAAAATTAAGCAAGAGGAATACATTCTTGAACAAAACATGAGAAACAAAGCTGAAAACAAGATAAAAAGTATGAATATTCGGCTTAACATAAAAAAAGAAATATTAAATCACTTAAGTCATGAAGTTAGAACTCCACTGCAAGGTGTTAAATCTTGTATTGATTTACTAATAAAGCACTGTAATGAATACAGTAACAGCGAACAATTGTTAGGAATAGTAAATCGAGTTAATAGCAGTGTTGAAAGGGTATGTAATCATATTGATAATTTATTAGATTTATCAAAAATAGAAGCTAATAAAATGGCATTTAACATTCAACAGTGTAATCTTCGAACATTATTAAATGAAATAGTATTTGATTTTAATACTTTACAAGTTAGCAAACAACATAAGATTGATATAAACTATCCACAGCAAGTAACTGAAGCAGTAGATTGTGACAGAGGGCGTATCACGCAGGTAATGCTTAATCTAATATCTAATGCAATTAAATATTCTAAACCAGGACTAATCTTAATTAGCGTTAAGCAAGATAACGAAAATATTTATGTATCAGTTAAAGATAATGGAGATGGTATTCCTAAACACAAACTTAATACTATATTTCAGCCTTTTGAACAATGTGGCTACGATAAATTTAGAATTAGTAGCACAGGACTTGGTTTAAATGTATGTAAGGAACTAATTACTAAACATAATGGTAATATTTGGGCTGAAAATCAAAGTCATGGGGGTGGTAGCGAATTTTGTTTTTCTTTACCACTTTACAGATATCATAAACAGCATAGTCATGCTAATAAACCAAAAATCAGCTTACCAATGTTGAATAAAAAAATGACAATTCTTATTATAGATGATGATCAAATAATCTTAGATTCTATGCATCTACTTATCGATACGATAAATTATCAAATTACTACTGCAAACAATGGTGAAGATGCTATTAATTTAATTAAAAGTAATCCAGCACTGTATCAAGTTATTTTACTTGATATTTCTTTACCAGATAAAAACGCTGACATGGTGCTAAAAGAAATACAACCAATCTTGAAACAATATAATATTCCTGTTGTTATTCAGTCAGGTTATCTACACGATGATAAATCACAGCAATATTTACTTAGTCTAGGAGCTACTGCATTTATTACTAAACCTTATTCTCAAGATGCATTGTTTAGCGTTATAGCTGATATTACACGTCAGAATAGCATAAACTATGTGAGTAGACCTAACCAATCGCTCAATTAG
- a CDS encoding IS5-like element ISOt6 family transposase (programmed frameshift), translated as MKLDQIKELKDEKFRRLTVVRKGTFSKMVDILRKADGVKKSKGGRKNKLNLEEQLLMALEYLREYRTYFHIGQNYGISESSAYKAVKWVEDTLVKHPNFALPGRKALMNSDMNYEVVLIDATESPIERPKKKQKFYYSGKKKRHTLKTQIVVDKKTHQVICTDFSNGKKHDFRLFKESKILIHPKIKAITDTGYQGIQKIHNNSALPKKKSKKNPLTKNDKKNNRRLAGKRVVNENVIAMLKRFKIIADKYRNRGKRFGLRFNLISGIYNFELP; from the exons ATGAAATTAGATCAGATTAAAGAGTTAAAGGATGAAAAATTTCGTCGATTAACAGTAGTAAGGAAGGGAACATTCTCAAAGATGGTGGATATTTTGAGGAAAGCTGATGGTGTTAAGAAATCAAAAGGAGGGCGTAAAAATAAGCTCAATTTGGAGGAACAGTTATTGATGGCCTTAGAATACCTTAGAGAATACCGTACTTATTTTCATATAGGTCAGAACTATGGGATTAGTGAAAGTTCAGCATATAAAGCTGTAAAATGGGTAGAAGACACCTTAGTTAAACACCCAAACTTTGCTCTTCCAGGTCGTAAAGCTCTAATGAATAGCGATATGAATTATGAAGTAGTCTTGATTGATGCTACTGAGAGTCCAATAGAAAGACCCA AAAAAAAACAAAAATTCTATTATTCAGGAAAGAAGAAAAGGCATACACTAAAGACTCAAATAGTGGTAGACAAGAAAACACACCAAGTAATATGTACAGATTTTTCTAACGGTAAAAAACATGACTTTAGATTATTTAAGGAATCCAAAATTCTTATCCATCCTAAGATTAAAGCGATTACTGATACAGGATATCAAGGTATACAAAAAATTCACAATAATTCTGCATTACCAAAGAAAAAAAGCAAGAAAAATCCTTTAACTAAAAATGATAAAAAGAATAATCGTAGGTTAGCAGGAAAAAGAGTTGTCAATGAAAACGTTATTGCTATGCTAAAACGGTTCAAAATTATTGCTGACAAATATCGAAATAGAGGTAAAAGATTCGGTCTTAGATTTAATTTGATCTCTGGCATTTATAATTTTGAACTACCTTAA
- a CDS encoding aconitase family protein yields the protein MIIDRSIQVDVYGTNDAKQKNTELKIKRSIERYEFLRWRANAFQNFRLFPPGTGICHQVNLEYLSKVVWTNNINGQLYAYPDTIVGLDSHTTMANGLGALWLGIGSIEAEAAMLGQMIPLVLPEIIGVKLTNSLRKGVNATDLVLTVTKILREKGVVGKFIEFFGTGVDNLSLPNRAIISNMCPEFGATCAYFPIDQEIIKYLTLTCRKSEDIELVEKYAKKQLLWRKTNDEIIFQKLL from the coding sequence TTGATTATTGATCGCTCTATACAAGTAGATGTTTATGGTACAAACGATGCTAAACAAAAAAACACTGAATTAAAAATTAAACGCAGCATTGAAAGATATGAATTTTTAAGATGGAGAGCTAATGCGTTTCAAAATTTTCGTCTATTTCCACCTGGAACTGGTATTTGTCATCAAGTTAACCTAGAATATCTTAGCAAAGTAGTATGGACTAACAATATTAATGGTCAGCTTTATGCTTATCCTGATACCATAGTTGGTCTAGATAGTCATACAACTATGGCTAATGGATTAGGTGCGCTTTGGTTGGGGATAGGTAGCATTGAAGCAGAAGCTGCTATGCTAGGACAAATGATACCACTTGTCCTACCTGAGATCATAGGAGTAAAGCTAACCAACTCTCTAAGAAAAGGAGTTAATGCTACAGATTTGGTACTTACAGTTACTAAAATACTGCGTGAAAAAGGCGTAGTAGGTAAATTTATTGAGTTCTTTGGAACAGGAGTAGATAATTTATCTTTGCCTAATAGAGCTATTATTAGTAATATGTGTCCTGAATTTGGAGCAACTTGTGCTTATTTTCCAATCGATCAAGAAATAATAAAATACCTTACTTTAACTTGTAGAAAGAGCGAGGATATTGAATTAGTTGAAAAATATGCAAAAAAGCAATTATTGTGGCGTAAAACTAACGATGAAATTATTTTTCAGAAATTATTATAA
- the ccmA gene encoding heme ABC exporter ATP-binding protein CcmA gives MLTCQNISLISSNNTVIFANLSITLLPRAIAIIRGKNGAGKSSLLKIIGNIQSPTAGEVYIHNIQTNKLQKPFLGYIGHQLGLKLDLTVEDNLVMWAKFYDSVTLIPAAVTYFRLTDFLSEKVYKLSSGMKKKVALARLMACYSKIWLLDEVETNLDEENRKLVYNLIAIHTNSGGIVLWASHSPSPWPNALEVNLEQYKK, from the coding sequence GTGCTCACTTGTCAAAATATATCACTTATATCATCCAATAATACAGTAATATTTGCCAATCTAAGCATTACTTTATTACCTCGAGCCATAGCAATAATAAGAGGGAAAAATGGTGCTGGCAAAAGTTCATTATTAAAGATAATAGGTAACATACAATCTCCAACAGCAGGCGAAGTATATATTCATAATATTCAAACTAATAAATTACAAAAGCCTTTTTTAGGGTACATAGGGCATCAACTAGGGTTAAAGCTTGACTTAACTGTGGAAGACAATTTAGTTATGTGGGCAAAATTTTATGATTCTGTAACTTTAATTCCAGCGGCCGTAACATATTTTCGATTAACAGATTTCTTATCAGAAAAAGTATATAAATTGTCTAGCGGTATGAAGAAAAAAGTAGCACTAGCACGCCTAATGGCATGTTACTCTAAAATATGGCTTCTTGACGAGGTCGAAACTAACTTAGATGAAGAAAATCGTAAATTAGTTTACAATTTGATAGCCATACACACTAATTCTGGTGGTATAGTCTTGTGGGCGTCGCATTCTCCATCACCATGGCCAAATGCACTGGAAGTTAATTTAGAGCAGTATAAAAAATGA
- a CDS encoding heme exporter protein CcmB — MNRLLLLLKHEIYIYHKVYTIPQYVFIHAITAILALSMITAPQNLSTFGTLLTLIVYILAILNLSVFGIKKDLEDGSLDNLLIVENAYHITVAKIIGLFTVVIIPFILTIPIIAILYNLTCDQIAKLLSSLLLFLQISSITTLTSIIQSYFYVNSYLISVIIIPLIIPGLIITGLIIEYANNIENFLPILVGITLLFLSISVLLGEYLIKNIYNIQ, encoded by the coding sequence ATGAATAGACTATTACTTTTATTAAAGCATGAAATATATATCTACCATAAAGTTTATACTATACCACAATATGTATTTATTCATGCTATAACAGCAATTTTAGCACTATCAATGATTACAGCGCCGCAAAATCTTTCAACTTTTGGCACATTACTAACACTAATAGTATATATCTTAGCAATATTAAATCTTTCAGTTTTTGGTATTAAAAAAGATTTAGAAGACGGTAGCTTAGATAATTTATTGATTGTTGAAAATGCTTACCATATTACTGTCGCAAAAATAATAGGTTTATTTACTGTAGTAATTATACCATTTATTTTAACTATACCAATAATAGCAATATTGTATAATTTAACTTGTGATCAAATTGCAAAACTTCTTTCAAGTTTATTATTATTTCTTCAAATTTCTAGCATAACTACCTTAACATCAATTATTCAATCATATTTTTATGTTAACTCCTATCTGATTTCAGTAATTATTATACCATTAATTATTCCTGGGCTCATTATTACTGGCTTAATTATTGAATATGCTAACAATATTGAAAATTTTTTACCCATCTTAGTAGGAATTACGTTGTTATTCTTATCAATTTCTGTACTATTAGGAGAGTATCTTATCAAGAATATTTATAATATTCAGTAA
- a CDS encoding DUF2670 domain-containing protein yields MWFYYFTEPILRYVGRIFKNPMALVPYIFIKKWTLAIYTTSIIVIYLIFTNQAVQEKLLFFTQIMNYELGEAKAIAKHCTSHLANGQWSELWKCIGDHPKYESTEHDQILEEGDAQEINNDLEQVERYQEIIKKKDQRNYNDSCSELLATINVQSSRAQTLREERETFKNECQAYRAQSNKITSTALSTDSQVLARQEISLQAKRQVILQKQTKLNTEMMETKMRINSLIPYIRSNMRSSIDHEFVKKLHQLKGSLDEKLVEGLVYESNELECQEGELLDHEQETKEKETAVEEEFQQNKHETEVLEETLKGIIENNNDFAEKNRIELRLKQISIQQQKLIQEKKLLHTKITMLQTQKDELSQKKADLKARIEIFNQIS; encoded by the coding sequence ATGTGGTTTTACTATTTTACAGAGCCAATACTTAGATATGTTGGTCGAATTTTTAAAAATCCAATGGCATTGGTACCTTACATTTTTATCAAAAAGTGGACTCTAGCTATCTATACAACTAGCATAATAGTAATATATCTGATTTTTACAAATCAGGCAGTACAAGAAAAATTATTGTTTTTTACTCAAATAATGAATTATGAATTAGGAGAGGCTAAAGCAATTGCTAAACATTGCACTTCGCATCTTGCTAATGGTCAATGGTCTGAGCTATGGAAGTGTATTGGAGATCATCCTAAATATGAATCTACAGAACATGATCAAATTCTTGAAGAAGGAGATGCTCAGGAAATAAATAACGATCTTGAACAAGTAGAAAGGTATCAAGAAATCATAAAAAAAAAAGATCAACGTAATTATAATGATTCTTGTTCAGAATTACTTGCTACCATTAATGTACAGAGTAGCAGAGCTCAGACATTAAGAGAAGAGCGTGAAACATTCAAGAATGAATGTCAAGCATATCGGGCTCAATCAAACAAAATTACAAGTACTGCATTATCTACTGATTCACAAGTGTTAGCACGACAAGAAATATCATTACAAGCAAAGCGACAAGTTATACTACAAAAACAAACAAAGCTAAACACAGAAATGATGGAAACTAAAATGAGAATTAATAGTTTAATTCCATATATTCGTAGTAATATGCGTTCTAGTATTGATCATGAATTTGTTAAGAAACTTCATCAACTAAAAGGATCATTGGATGAAAAGTTAGTAGAAGGTTTGGTCTATGAAAGCAATGAGTTAGAGTGTCAAGAAGGAGAATTATTAGATCATGAGCAGGAAACTAAAGAGAAAGAAACTGCAGTAGAAGAAGAATTTCAGCAAAATAAGCATGAAACTGAGGTCTTAGAAGAAACATTAAAAGGAATTATAGAAAATAATAATGATTTTGCTGAAAAGAATAGAATAGAGTTACGGCTAAAGCAGATATCAATACAGCAACAAAAATTAATACAAGAAAAAAAATTATTACATACTAAAATTACTATGTTACAAACACAAAAAGATGAATTATCTCAAAAAAAAGCTGACTTAAAAGCAAGAATAGAAATATTTAATCAAATAAGTTAA
- the petA gene encoding ubiquinol-cytochrome c reductase iron-sulfur subunit, with amino-acid sequence MDKRSTRQTQKLNNVSLNQTLSSDLNLSISNDDSNTKVTRRDFMVLTATSMASIGAVSSLWPFIDSLNPAANVSALSSVEVDIDKIQCGQAITISWQGKPVFIKHRTDEEIKEARAVNLSELIDPEEDNTRVKSGYDQWLVIIGICTHLGCIPIDRSGEYNGWFCPCHGSHYDTSGRIRKGPAPKNLEIPPYQFITDKKIKIG; translated from the coding sequence ATTGATAAACGTAGTACAAGGCAAACACAAAAGCTAAATAATGTATCTCTAAATCAAACTTTGAGTTCAGATCTAAATTTATCAATAAGTAATGATGACTCAAATACAAAAGTAACTAGAAGAGATTTTATGGTACTTACAGCCACCAGCATGGCTAGTATTGGAGCAGTTAGCAGTTTATGGCCATTTATTGATTCATTAAATCCAGCAGCAAATGTTTCAGCTTTATCATCTGTTGAAGTGGATATTGATAAAATTCAGTGCGGACAAGCTATAACAATAAGCTGGCAAGGTAAGCCGGTATTTATTAAGCATAGAACTGATGAGGAAATAAAGGAAGCAAGAGCAGTTAACTTATCTGAGTTAATTGATCCAGAAGAAGATAATACTAGAGTAAAGTCTGGATACGATCAATGGTTAGTTATAATAGGAATATGTACGCATCTTGGATGTATTCCTATAGATCGTAGTGGAGAGTATAATGGATGGTTTTGCCCATGCCATGGGTCACATTATGATACTTCTGGGCGAATAAGAAAAGGACCAGCTCCTAAAAATTTAGAAATTCCTCCTTATCAATTTATTACTGATAAAAAAATTAAAATTGGTTAA
- a CDS encoding cytochrome b — MQHSSKKPKSSIVEWINYRLPMFSFFKHLASYQVPKNLNYFWNLGSIAGIALLIQIISGIFLAMHYTPHVDHAFDSVENIMRNVNYGWLIRYMHAVGASMFFAVVYIHIARGLYYGSYKAPRELLWHIGIVIFLCMMATAFMGYVLPWGQMSYWGATVITNLFSAIPLIGKSIVTWLWGGFSVANPTLNRFFALHYLLPFVITALVGLHLIALHVHGSNNPTGIDIKSKKDTIPFHPYYTIKDFFGFGIYFLIFAAFIFYQPNYLGHPDNYIPADPLLTPHHIVPEWYFLPFYAILRAVPSKLGGITLMFSSILLLFFLPWLDYSKVRSCNYRPIYRIAFWLFIIDCLVLGYVGGKPAEEPYLTVSRLAATYYFLHFLVLVPFISRYEQTLPTPSNII, encoded by the coding sequence ATGCAGCATAGTAGTAAAAAGCCTAAAAGTTCAATAGTAGAATGGATTAATTATAGATTACCAATGTTTTCATTTTTTAAGCATTTGGCTTCTTATCAAGTTCCAAAAAATCTTAATTACTTTTGGAATCTTGGGTCTATTGCTGGTATCGCGCTACTAATACAGATTATTAGCGGAATTTTCTTAGCTATGCATTATACTCCTCATGTTGACCATGCATTTGATAGTGTAGAAAATATTATGCGAAATGTAAATTATGGTTGGTTAATACGCTATATGCATGCAGTAGGAGCATCAATGTTTTTTGCTGTAGTATATATTCATATAGCTCGTGGTTTATATTATGGCTCATATAAGGCACCTAGAGAATTATTATGGCACATTGGCATTGTGATTTTTTTATGCATGATGGCTACTGCTTTTATGGGATATGTTTTACCTTGGGGCCAAATGAGTTATTGGGGAGCAACAGTAATTACTAATCTTTTTTCAGCAATTCCATTAATAGGTAAGAGTATTGTTACTTGGTTATGGGGAGGATTTTCAGTAGCTAATCCAACCTTAAATCGCTTTTTTGCTTTGCATTATCTACTACCTTTTGTTATTACTGCTTTGGTAGGATTACATTTAATAGCGCTTCATGTTCATGGTTCTAATAACCCTACTGGAATTGATATTAAATCTAAAAAAGATACTATTCCTTTTCACCCTTACTATACTATAAAAGATTTTTTTGGTTTTGGGATTTACTTTTTAATTTTTGCTGCTTTTATTTTTTATCAGCCTAATTATTTAGGCCATCCTGATAATTATATTCCAGCTGATCCATTATTAACTCCACATCATATTGTTCCTGAGTGGTATTTTTTACCATTTTATGCAATCCTAAGAGCTGTTCCTTCAAAACTTGGAGGAATTACATTAATGTTTTCGTCTATTTTATTACTGTTTTTCTTGCCATGGTTAGACTACTCAAAAGTGAGAAGCTGTAATTATAGACCTATATATCGTATTGCTTTTTGGTTATTTATTATTGACTGTTTAGTTTTAGGTTATGTTGGTGGCAAGCCGGCCGAAGAACCTTATTTGACAGTAAGTAGATTAGCTGCTACATATTATTTTTTACACTTTTTGGTACTAGTACCTTTTATATCTCGTTATGAGCAGACTTTACCTACTCCTAGTAATATTATCTAA
- a CDS encoding amino acid permease, with protein MSTVKKIGFWSVLSIVISSQVGSGIFLLPSTLAPFGYIGILSLLLTGLCATLLALIFANLCRQFTKTGGPHAFVYKAFGIKAAFFTAWTYWIISWISSVALVLTAVSYISYIFDCHNIYITITLKVAITIISMLLNLNGLYASRWLDFALTLLKIPSLVILPLICIPSINYSYFFINENYTIHSYLQALQAAAFITFWGFIGVETATAPAEAVINPTKTIPRAIIIGTSCVIAMYLLSNIAILGTVPNNILKVSTAPFAEAANIILGGHWNKIIAFTAIIICLSTLNAWILTSGQIALGAAKDQLFPQLFLKTNQQGAPIWGIIISSLGMIVLILCTINSNLAEQINFVINISVVAFLWIYAICTISYLKILSISNHKQINYSSIIISVIALTFCIWIMLGSGWYMLLSSLFFITTGIPVYLYITRV; from the coding sequence ATGTCAACAGTAAAAAAAATAGGTTTTTGGTCAGTTTTATCAATTGTAATAAGCAGCCAAGTTGGCTCTGGTATATTTCTTTTACCAAGCACTTTAGCGCCATTTGGTTATATTGGAATTCTAAGCTTGCTGTTAACTGGCTTATGTGCAACACTTTTAGCACTGATTTTTGCAAATTTATGCAGACAATTCACTAAGACAGGAGGGCCTCATGCTTTTGTTTATAAAGCTTTCGGAATAAAAGCAGCATTTTTTACTGCTTGGACTTACTGGATAATATCTTGGATTAGTTCTGTAGCACTTGTATTGACTGCAGTTAGCTATATCAGTTACATATTTGATTGCCACAACATATATATTACCATAACATTAAAAGTCGCAATAACAATTATATCAATGCTATTAAACCTTAATGGATTATATGCTTCTAGATGGTTAGATTTTGCGCTTACCTTACTTAAAATACCTTCCTTAGTAATTTTACCGCTTATTTGTATACCTTCAATTAATTATAGCTATTTTTTCATTAACGAAAATTATACCATACACTCCTATCTACAAGCTTTACAAGCAGCGGCTTTTATAACATTTTGGGGATTTATTGGAGTTGAAACAGCTACAGCACCAGCTGAAGCTGTTATAAATCCAACTAAAACTATCCCGCGAGCAATTATTATTGGTACTAGTTGTGTCATAGCAATGTATTTACTGTCGAACATAGCAATATTAGGAACAGTTCCAAATAATATTTTGAAAGTATCTACAGCCCCATTTGCTGAAGCTGCAAATATCATTCTTGGAGGTCATTGGAATAAAATTATTGCATTTACAGCAATAATAATCTGCCTAAGTACTCTAAATGCTTGGATTTTAACTAGTGGCCAAATAGCATTAGGAGCTGCTAAGGATCAATTATTTCCTCAACTTTTTTTAAAAACAAATCAACAAGGAGCTCCAATATGGGGAATCATTATCTCATCATTAGGAATGATAGTATTAATACTTTGTACTATAAATTCAAATTTAGCTGAACAAATAAATTTCGTGATTAACATATCTGTTGTTGCATTCTTATGGATTTATGCTATTTGCACTATTAGCTATTTAAAAATTCTATCTATTTCAAATCATAAACAAATTAACTATAGCAGCATTATTATTAGTGTTATTGCTTTAACATTTTGTATATGGATTATGCTAGGATCAGGCTGGTATATGTTATTATCATCTTTATTTTTTATTACTACTGGTATACCAGTTTACCTATATATAACCCGAGTTTGA